Below is a genomic region from Diachasmimorpha longicaudata isolate KC_UGA_2023 unplaced genomic scaffold, iyDiaLong2 ctg00000287.1, whole genome shotgun sequence.
CACTCACTGGGGGGTACTTCAATACCCTCAGGTCCAGGCTGGAGATCCAGAAGACAAGGTCTGAACTTATGGCGCAGATCAACACGATGGAGAATGAACTGTCTAACCTGAGGGATGAGATCAAGAAGGCGGATCAGAATATATCGTCGTATGTCAGTGAGATGCAGAGAACGGAGACGAAGAACAGCAAGGCTAAAGACATCTACGACAAGATGAAGGCGGAGATCAGGCTGATGAAGGAGGAGTTGTCGGCTATCGAGAGGTATAGAACACCGAAGGAGAGGAGTCTTGCCCAGTGCACATCGAATCTCGAGGCTATGAGGGCGACCAAGGAGGGTCTTGAGAGTGAACTCCATCAGGACTTGATGGCGCAGTTGTCGGTGGCTGATCAACGGCAGGTGGATACCCTCAACGACGAGATCAGGACACTCACGAAAGAGAATAAGGAGGCTTTTGCCAAACGTATGAGACTGGAGGCTGAGAAGAACAAACTTGAGAATCTTCTTACTAATAATCTTCATCGGAGGAAGGACGAACTCGTGCAGGCACTCCAGGAGATCTCGGTGGAAGACAGGCAGAGACAGTTGGAGACTTGCAAGGCTCAGCTGTCGGACATAGAGAAAAGATTGGTCAAGGTCAATGCTGATTTCAAGACTATGAATGAGAGAGTCGGGGGCGCCACCAAAAAGCAGAAGGCTGAGGCTGCTGAGGTGGAGAAGTGGAAGGCGAAGGAGAAGGAAGTCCAGGAGAAGATCGAGTCTGATGCTAAGGATCTTGAGAAACTCGCCAGCAAGCAGAATATTCTACAGCAGAAGATCGCTGAGTGTACACAGAAGATCACGGAATTGGGGGCACTGCCTTCACCTGAGGCTTATGAGAAGTTTGGGAATATGTCGACGAAACAGCTGTTCAAGGAGATGGAGAAGGCGAATAATCAGCTGAAGAAGTACAGCCATGTTAATAAAAAGGCGTTGGATCAGTTCATGTCGTTCAGCGATCAGAAGGAGAAGCTTGTGAAGAGGAAGGAGGAGCTGGACAGAGGCGATGAGAAGATCAAGGAGCTGATGAATGTACTGGAGATGAGAAAGTGCGAGGCTATTCAGTTCACTTTTAAACAGGTTAGTAAGTACTTCAGCGAAGTCTTCAAGAAACTCGTGCCCACTGGACACGCACAACTCGTCATGAAGACGGCCGATGGGGAGGAGGGCGATGATGATACATCCACTGCTGCCGATTCTGATCGGTTCATTGGTGTCGGTGAGTTTGAGGTTTTGATGAGATTTTGGGGATGTTTTTCACGATTATgttaatttttggaatttttcagggatTAGAGTTTCGTTCACTGGACAAAAAGCTGAGATGAGAGAGATGAATCAACTTTCGGGTGGGCAAAAGTCTCTTGTGGCACTTGCCCTGATATTCGCTATTCAGAAGTGCGATCCAGCACCTTTCTATCTATTCGATGAGATCGATCAGGCTCTCGATGCCCAGCACAGAAAAGCTGTTGCTGATATGATCCATGAACTCAGCTCTGACGCACAATTTATCACCACAACTTTTAGGtgagaatttttgttaaaaaaattggataaattttaaattaatggaaattaatgaattttttcagacCTGAATTACTGCAGCAcgcaaataaattctatgggGTTAAATTCAGGAATAAGGTGTCTCACGTAGAGTGTGTCACCAGGGAAGAAGCTGCTGACTTTGTCGAAGACGACACAACTCACGGATAAACGGAaaaacatatttatttttattatgaagatAAAGAAAACATcatctattaatttttcagagtTTCTGCTGTAATTCTAATTCAATTCGTGAGGATTCAACTGGGAAATGTTGATTCGCTCttcaatttgtaattttaatggagctgacaatttttcaaaaaaataaaaaaataaaaaaaatatcttcttcAATTCTGGTAATTGCACTTCATTAACTGCCCTTTTCCAACAAATTTTCCTGTACTTTCTGGGACTTCTATCGTCcaggaatgaataaattatttttgaagtgGAAGTGGGCCGGAAATCGGGGCGCTGAAGCCAGAAATGGCTGCCACTGTTTATACTTCCCGTGAATTTCCCTCGCTTTTTGCATTCGAGAAGCCGGTGAAGCACAAAAGCACAAGCTATTGTTGAAAAATGTACATCAAAAAGGTAATTTGAGGCTTTCATCCCTTATTCGTCCCAAATAAAGCCCCCAGGACGTCTGGAACATCAGGAATGTCAATCAATCActtcatttttcgttttttgtgaCGAAAAACACTTCATTCTTGGTTTCAGATCGTCATCGAGAACTTCAAATCCTACAGGGGACAACATATTTTCGATGGTTTGCACCCAGGACACAATACCATAGGTTTGTAACGtttcttttgttatttttatggtgaacaacaggaattttctaataattGTTGGGTGACTTGACGAACATAACGGAGAACATTTTTCCTCCGTTATGTTGCAGGAATTTCGCAATTATCCTGGTAACAACTGATTTTAGAGGAAAATGTCACAAGACCATTTTTGTAGCTGAGGAAATTCCCCACAGGAAGTCCCTCCGTCATTTTCCTCTAAAACCAttaattatcgagataattcgaTATTTATTGGGGCTCAAAAATATCCTTCTGCACCATCATGTAATCGatcctcatcatcatcccccTGAACCCTATCAGTCGGCCTCAATGGCTCCGGAAAAAGCAGCCTCTTGGAGTCCATCGTCTTCGTCGTAAGTAACCGTTACTACCCGATCACAAAAGAACAGAGGGTTTCAGTGATCAACGACAACCCCATAAACCACACGAGGTCAGCCTCAGTGGAGATAATTCTCTCGAACGACGACAATGTCCTCTCAATAGACATCTCAGAGGTGCGAATCCGCAGGGTGATCTCCCTACAGTTTGACCGCATCACCGTTAACAACCAGAACTGCCATCCAGACGAACTATTCCAGCTACTCTCACCAGTCTTCCCCAGGGAGAATCCTTATTACATTGTTCGACAGGATGAAGTGGCTCATCTGGCTACTGGCACTAACCTTATTAGGTCGATATTAATGTAtttaatcatttattaattttatttatgtaacAAAAAtcctcgataaaaaaaatcctcgggGAAACTCCGCACCCACCAGGTTCGAAGTGATTGTGATGGCGATTGGAGTCCACAAGTTTGATGAGGGTATCACCGAGCTCCTCCTCCAgatcgcggagaaaacgcagTGCATTGAGGACCTGCAGACTGACCTCGAAAGTCACAGGGAGAAGCTCGCCCTTCTGATGACCAAGTACAACTACTTTACGAGGATCAACAAAACGCGTCGTTACCTGGAGCATAAGCTGTACCAGCTGCACCTCGAGGACTTGCAGTCGCAGCTGTCTCAGCTGGCAGACCCCTACGATGATGAGGTCCTGAAGGCCGAGGGGGCGAAGACAGCCTACAGCGCAGTCCACTCGGAGTACGTCGATGTGAATGCTGAGGTAATCGCTCTACAGGGGGAGATCGATCTCTTGGAGAAGATGAAGAGGAAGGGAGAGATTGAAGATATCGAGTTGGCGAAGGAGCTGAACACCCAGCAGCTGGAGAGGGAAGAAATAAGGGAGAAACTACAGGGGTTTGTATTATAGAtctaaatgtaattattatttgaattaaaaggtaaataataattaaaggtAATAGGATATAATTAAGTTTTTGCgatattttcacttttaacTTCAATTACTTCAAGATTAAATTCGGACGAATCCGAGAGTTTCGAAAAGCGCCATGAGTTGCTCCTCTCGAGGATCTCGGAGCTCGAGGAGAAGGCGAAGGGCCTCGAGACTGCGTTGCAAGACATCAGAAACAACAGTAACGAGGTCTGCCGAGAGCTGGAACGCCACGAGTACCAGCTGATGGACCTCTCCAGGAGCAAGATCATCATCGAGAAGTTGAAGACAGGAGATCACGACCTGACTGAGGTAATGCCAAGGGCTTCTCAGGTCACCAGAATCAttcaggaggaggaggaagaggtCGCCAGGCTGGAAGTCACCGTAGAGAAGGCTTTTGTTCAGAGGACCGAGGGCGAGAAGGAACTGGAAAGGCTGAGGAGTCAGTTAAGCGATGTAAAGCTGCTGCTGCGTGATCACAGGAGGAAAAAGGAGGAGCTCCAGAGGGCTAGGCACGATCTCCTGGGGCGGAGGAAGGAGCAGCAGAGGGAGGCGGACGTTCTTCGTGATGATATCGAGGCACTGGAGACCCGGATTGGGACGATCAAACAAAAACTGCAGATGATGGTCAGGGGAGATGTCCTCGAGGGGATCGAGTCGGTGAGGAAGATCCTGGAGGATTGGAGGCAGAGGGACGACCGGCTGGAGCTCGTTGAGGGGGTCAAGGGGATTCTCCTGGAGGTTTTTACGTGCAGAGAACCTTCGGTGGCTTTCGCCATGGAGGTCAGGGGTGGCGATCAGCTGTTTCATTATGTCGTGAGGGACAGGATTGTCATCGCTGAGATCTTGAGGGAGATGAAGGAGAGGAACATGAGGGGAATCGTCAATTTTATCCCCCTCGGGGACGTGGAGGAGCTCCAGGTGAGGTATCCCCTGGGGGAGTTCAATTGCAGACCTTTGGTATCGTTTTTGGTACCTCGGGATGGCGAGCTCCAGAAGGCTGTGGACTTCGTCTTCGGGAAGACTGTCGTCGTGAGCAGTCTTAGGGATGGCATCGCACTTGCCAATGTCTATGACCTGCAGGCGATTACTCTGAATGGACAGcaggtaaaaatatttttaaatatttttctttcgatttgatttttattttattttattttatttttatttcattttatttcaatttatgtGTTTAATGACCCTTGCCACTTGTTGATTAACCCCCCTGCAGGTCCTGAGGAAGGGTAAGTACAGGGGAGGCTTTCGAGATCGCCGAAACTCTCGACTAGAACTCTACAAAGAGTACTGTGAGCAGCGAGCTAAACTAGATGCTGTCACATTGAATCACAAGAACCTCCTCACCTCCCTCCAGTCGATGAACGATGAACTCCTTCTTCCAATGTCTGAACTCCAGAAGCTGGACGTGAAGATCCAGGCGGCTGAACAGCACATCTTGGGCCTCCAAACGGACATTGCCGAGGCATCGAGGAGCTTCGAGCAGGCATCGGACAACTACTCCCCCCTGAAGAAGTACCTGGAAGACACGAGGATGAGACTGGAGGAATCGAAGCAGGAGCTGTCAACAGTGGAGACAGAGATCGAAGATCTGGAGAGGACATCTGTCGAGGAAGTCGAGATGTCTATTCAGCAGCTTCTTGAGGACTCCCTACGGCTGGAGAAACAGAGAAAACAGGCGATCGCAGAGATTCCGCACCTGGAAGGGAGACTGTCCTCGGTGAGGGAAATCCTGTCTCGTTTAGAGAAGGACAGGGACGAGCTGGAGGCACATGTGGGGGATTACTCTCAGGATATCCTCCAGGAACGACTCGTCGTCGCCGAGCAGAAGCTGGAGAAGCGCAGGAAGGATCTGGGGGAGCGGATGCAGAGACTGGAGGTGATTGATGAGAAGATAATTGGACTTACAAGGCAGCTATCAGAGGTGGAGAAGAGGGCGAGGGACTTGGACTTCGAGAGAGAGAAGGCCAGGATGACATGGGAGGCAGCGAAGGAGGACGTGGAGGCGGTTAAAGGTAGAATGGACTGTCTCACGAGGAAGATGGGGGAGTGGGAGAAGAGACTGGCTGATGTGGGGACCCTCCCCAGCATCAGGAACCCCAGGGTTTTTGACAATATGGGGAAGAAGGCGTTGGAGAGGAAGATCAGAGACATCGGGAGGGAGGAGAAGGCTCTTGGGGCTGTCGACTGTAGCATCAAGGGTAAGATGAAGGGGCTGGAGGGACAAATGGTGGCTCTGGAGCGTCTCCTGgagaaggaggaggagaggaAGAGGAGCTACGAGGAGGAAATGGAAAAGATCGAGACAAAGAGGGTCGAGGCCTTGAGGGTGGGGttcgaaaaaatcaacgagtTTTTTGAGGACATCTTTGGGAACATCGTGACCAACGGTCGGGCCAGCCTTCTTCCAGTAGGGGAGGATGGAGAGGTGGGGGATGACTGGAGGAGCGTCAGGGGAGCCAGGATTAGGGCGACTTTTGCCGGTGGACAGGAGGTGGAGAGAATGTATCAGCTCTCTGGGGGACAGAAGACTGTCATCGCTCTGTGTCTGATCTTTGCTGTTCACAGGTTCAAACCTGCGCCTTTTTATTTACTTGACGAGATTGATAAGGCACTTGATGGGTGCTTCAGGGCATCTGTGGCTGGGATGGTTCATGAGATGAGTAGGAATGCACAGTTTGTGATCGTCACGTTTAGAGAGGAGTTGGTGATGCTGGCTGATAGATTTTTCAAGGTGACTTCCAGTCATGACTGCTCACATGTGCAGGACTGCAACAGGGAGGAGGCTCTGGAGATCATTAGGAAAGATGCTGAGgaggagtgattttttttcatttttattatttttttcagtttgcGATTACactcatatatatttttttaattgtctcaAAGGTGTTGAATGAcagaaattattataaacattAGTGTATTGTAGTATTGTAAAACTGTTCATTTGCTTGTTCTGAATTTCACGAAGAACTAatgttcatgaaataaatggaattttaattaattaaattagttGAGAACGTTCAGTTGGAGAATATAAACGAAACAGGAAGAAAAGTTTCATATCTCTCCGACTTGAGGATTTTTATTAGATTTAAAATCTCCCTCGAAACAGATGAAACTCTTCTCAACCTGAAATTATGACACTCGTTAGGTTATAACGATGATCGTGAGTTCCCACCATGATGTACAGTGGTCCAGCCCTCATTTTCGTCATCTGGATAACAGCACAGGTACCTCTATCCTCAGAATTAAACTTCAGTCGCGAAGCAACGACCTGTTCGAGTTAATCTTAACTGTCAGTCACTTTTCACTAAATACCTCGAAAACTAAGAGGAATTTCGAAACGTTTctcatgaccttttttgtagagcgaaGTGAGggctataaaaaatgtctcgaCGAAAATTGCGCTATCTCCTTCAGATTCGTCGATATTCCTCTAAAACTTCACGTGAACGAATTCTTCTTTTcgctattgaattttatttaagaacTTGAGGCTcacgttgaaaaattttcagtcgATAATGTCCCACATCCTGGCAACTTCGACCAATCCCTATACATCGGAGTTCTCGTTCAGTCCGGAGCACCATCCCTCGGAGAACCCCAGCTGTCCCACCAGGAAATCCCGTAAAATTCGTGAGTCATGGGATGATAAGTATTTTATCACCGATAGTCGTAAAAACGGTGCTGACGACATCGCGAGAAATGGGAAATCATCGGTGGAAATTATGGCCATCCTTCTGCCGTGTGCACACCCTCCGGATGGTCCCATAAACAACGTGAATATGAGCCTGTGGGGTTTTCATCTGCAGAAGTACTCGAAGATCACGAGGTGCCATCGAAAAGTTGtcatctccatcaaaattacgAATGTTGGAAAGGTATTTAATCctctgaattttattcatatgAAATTACtcctgaaaagaaaaatgaaacgaaaaatattgataaaataaaccaaaaatcCCCTGCAATTTGTGTAATTTGCTTGCAGACAGACACAGAAGATCGATTCATAGTGATAGACCACGTGACAGACCCACTTACAATGCGAAAATCCCGACTGATGGAGCCGTACGTGATAAAAATCCGACAGGAGCAAGTGCTCCAGCTTTACGACCTGACCTTCCAAAGCGTGAGTATATCCAGGTCAAACCGCGTTCTGATGGACCGGCCGGCGGAAAAATACTGTCGGTCGGGTCGCCTCCATCCAAGTGAAGGTACAGTACCAGGAAGCAGTGACATATCGATTTGAAATTTAGGTGGTCAATGCTGAGGCGACCGAGGAGGTGATAAACAACGAGAGGGAGACTTTCATCGGTTGCGATGATTACTCGGATCATCCCACCTGCGGGGAAATGTTCTACCGAGGGGTGAAGATACCACACAGTCaggtaatgaatttgtttaacaatttttttttaatcgaacataaaatatttattttacaaaaatacattttattcACAATTTATGATCATCTCAATTTACGATTTAGTATGAGTTCATtagttaatcaattaattatcataaattgacTTATCTCAGTTGACGAATTTCTGGTGCTGAACAGGCGCGCCTGGGTTCCGAAGCAAAGACAGCTCAGGAGAATGTGCGATCAGCCTCGAAGCGGCTGAAGGAAGCGAAGAAGGAAGTCCAGACTGCGAAGGAGGAGCGTGACACCCTGAGTGCTGAGCAGCAGCAGCTGCTGAAGGAGAAGACGAAACTGACCCTGACGATAAACGATCTTCTGGAGGAGGTGAAGGGTGACAACGACAGCAGAAAACGTGCGCAGCAGGAGCTGGAGAAGCTAAAGGAGAACATCGCTGTGAGGGAAAAGGAGCTGGAGAAGATTCGTCCTGAATACGAGGAGATGAAGCGACGGGAGGAGGAGTACACGAGAGCGATGGGACTCAAGGAACAGAAGCGGAAGGAGTTGTACGCTAAGCAGGGGAGGGGCTCGCAGTTCACCAGCAAGGACGACAGGGATAAATGGATTCAGAACGAGCTGAAGCAGCTGACCAAGCAGATTAGGGATAAAGAGGAGCACCAGAAGAAGATCAGTGAGGATCTCAAGAAAGACGCCGAGAAGCAGAAGGATCTCGAGAAGAAGATCGAGGAGTACACGAAGGAGATGGAGAAGCAGAGGGCGTCCATTGATGAACACAACAAGCACTACTATGAACTGACCAAGCAGAAGGACGCCTGTCAGGCGCAGAGGAAGGAGCAGTACAGGAAGGAGAGTGTCCTGCAGTTGAATCTGTCTGGGTTGAAGGAGGACCTGGCGAAGGCTGATCAGAGCCTCAGGTCCATGGCCGGAAAACCCATTCTCAATGGACGGGATTCGGTTCGGAGGGTTCTTGAGACTTTCAAAGAACGACCTGACATGGCTCATGAGGTTAACTCGTACTATGGACCTGTCATCGAGAACTTTGATTGTGATAAGAGTGTCTACATGGCGGTGGAGGTCACTGCTGGCAACAGACTCTTTCATCATATTGTGGAGACTGACAAGTTTGGAACGAAAATCCTGAAGGAGATGAACAATCAGAGACTGCCGGGGGAAGTCACCTTCATGCCTCTCAATCGTCTACACGTGAAGAGCATTGATTATCCTGATACGAGTGACGCCATTCCCATGATCTCCAAGCTTAATTATGATGGGAAGTACGACAGAGCGATGAGGTACATTTTTGGGAAGACTCTCATCTGTAGAAATCTGGAAGCTGCTACTAATTTGGCGAGGACATCTGGACTTGATTGTGTGACACTCGAGGGGGATCAAGTCTCCTCCAAGGGATCACTCACTGGGGGGTACTTCAATACCCTCAGGTCCAGGCTGGAGATCCAGAAGACAAGGTCTGAACTT
It encodes:
- the LOC135172407 gene encoding uncharacterized protein LOC135172407, whose amino-acid sequence is MYIKKIVIENFKSYRGQHIFDGLHPGHNTIVGLNGSGKSSLLESIVFVVSNRYYPITKEQRVSVINDNPINHTRSASVEIILSNDDNVLSIDISEVRIRRVISLQFDRITVNNQNCHPDELFQLLSPVFPRENPYYIVRQDEVAHLATGTNLIRFEVIVMAIGVHKFDEGITELLLQIAEKTQCIEDLQTDLESHREKLALLMTKYNYFTRINKTRRYLEHKLYQLHLEDLQSQLSQLADPYDDEVLKAEGAKTAYSAVHSEYVDVNAEVIALQGEIDLLEKMKRKGEIEDIELAKELNTQQLEREEIREKLQGLNSDESESFEKRHELLLSRISELEEKAKGLETALQDIRNNSNEVCRELERHEYQLMDLSRSKIIIEKLKTGDHDLTEVMPRASQVTRIIQEEEEEVARLEVTVEKAFVQRTEGEKELERLRSQLSDVKLLLRDHRRKKEELQRARHDLLGRRKEQQREADVLRDDIEALETRIGTIKQKLQMMVRGDVLEGIESVRKILEDWRQRDDRLELVEGVKGILLEVFTCREPSVAFAMEVRGGDQLFHYVVRDRIVIAEILREMKERNMRGIVNFIPLGDVEELQVRYPLGEFNCRPLVSFLVPRDGELQKAVDFVFGKTVVVSSLRDGIALANVYDLQAITLNGQQVLRKGKYRGGFRDRRNSRLELYKEYCEQRAKLDAVTLNHKNLLTSLQSMNDELLLPMSELQKLDVKIQAAEQHILGLQTDIAEASRSFEQASDNYSPLKKYLEDTRMRLEESKQELSTVETEIEDLERTSVEEVEMSIQQLLEDSLRLEKQRKQAIAEIPHLEGRLSSVREILSRLEKDRDELEAHVGDYSQDILQERLVVAEQKLEKRRKDLGERMQRLEVIDEKIIGLTRQLSEVEKRARDLDFEREKARMTWEAAKEDVEAVKGRMDCLTRKMGEWEKRLADVGTLPSIRNPRVFDNMGKKALERKIRDIGREEKALGAVDCSIKGKMKGLEGQMVALERLLEKEEERKRSYEEEMEKIETKRVEALRVGFEKINEFFEDIFGNIVTNGRASLLPVGEDGEVGDDWRSVRGARIRATFAGGQEVERMYQLSGGQKTVIALCLIFAVHRFKPAPFYLLDEIDKALDGCFRASVAGMVHEMSRNAQFVIVTFREELVMLADRFFKVTSSHDCSHVQDCNREEALEIIRKDAEEEVITMIVSSHHDVQWSSPHFRHLDNSTGTSILRIKLQSRSNDLFELILTVSHFSLNTSKTKRNFETFLMTFFVERSEGYKKCLDENCAISFRFVDIPLKLHSIMSHILATSTNPYTSEFSFSPEHHPSENPSCPTRKSRKIRESWDDKYFITDSRKNGADDIARNGKSSVEIMAILLPCAHPPDGPINNVNMSLWGFHLQKYSKITRCHRKVVISIKITNVGKTDTEDRFIVIDHVTDPLTMRKSRLMEPYVIKIRQEQVLQLYDLTFQSVVNAEATEEVINNERETFIGCDDYSDHPTCGEMFYRGVKIPHSQRISGAEQARLGSEAKTAQENVRSASKRLKEAKKEVQTAKEERDTLSAEQQQLLKEKTKLTLTINDLLEEVKGDNDSRKRAQQELEKLKENIAVREKELEKIRPEYEEMKRREEEYTRAMGLKEQKRKELYAKQGRGSQFTSKDDRDKWIQNELKQLTKQIRDKEEHQKKISEDLKKDAEKQKDLEKKIEEYTKEMEKQRASIDEHNKHYYELTKQKDACQAQRKEQYRKESVLQLNLSGLKEDLAKADQSLRSMAGKPILNGRDSVRRVLETFKERPDMAHEVNSYYGPVIENFDCDKSVYMAVEVTAGNRLFHHIVETDKFGTKILKEMNNQRLPGEVTFMPLNRLHVKSIDYPDTSDAIPMISKLNYDGKYDRAMRYIFGKTLICRNLEAATNLARTSGLDCVTLEGDQVSSKGSLTGGYFNTLRSRLEIQKTRSELMAQINTMENELSNLRDEIKKADQNISSYVSEMQRTETKNSKAKDIYDKMKAEIRLMKEELSAIERYRTPKERSLAQCTSNLEAMRATKEGLESELHQDLMAQLSVADQRQVDTLNDEIRTLTKENKEAFAKRMRLEAEKNKLENLLTNNLHRRKDELVQALQEISVEDRQRQLETCKAQLSDIEKRLVKVNADFKTMNERVGGATKKQKAEAAEVEKWKAKEKEVQEKIESDAKDLEKLASKQNILQQKIAECTQKITELGALPSPEAYEKFGNMSTKQLFKEMEKANNQLKKYSHVNKKALDQFMSFSDQKEKLVKRKEELDRGDEKIKELMNVLEMRKCEAIQFTFKQVSKYFSEVFKKLVPTGHAQLVMKTADGEEGDDDTSTAADSDRFIGVGIRVSFTGQKAEMREMNQLSGGQKSLVALALIFAIQKCDPAPFYLFDEIDQALDAQHRKAVADMIHELSSDAQFITTTFRPELLQHANKFYGVKFRNKVSHVECVTREEAADFVEDDTTQVSAVILIQFVRIQLGNVDSLFNFGSGPEIGALKPEMAATVYTSREFPSLFAFEKPIVIENFKSYRGQHIFDGLHPGHNTIVGLNGSGKSSLLESIVFVVSNRYYPITKEQRVSVINDNPINHTRSASVEIILSNDDNVLSIDISEVRIRRVISLQFDRITVNNQNCHPDELFQLLSPVFPRENPYYIVRQDEVAHLATGTNLIRFEVIVMAIGVHKFDEGITELLLQIAEKTQCIEDLQTDLESHREKLALLMTKYNYFTRINKTRRYLEHKLYQLHLEDLQSQLSQLADPYDDEVLKAEGAKTAYSAVHSEYVDVNAEVIALQGEIDLLEKMKRKGEIEDIELAKELNTQQLEREEIREKLQGLNSDESESFEKRHELLLSRISELEEKAKGLETALQDIRNNSNEVCRELERHEYQLMDLSRSKIIIEKLKTGDHDLTEVMPRASQVTRIIQEEEEEVARLEVTVEKAFVQRTEGEKELERLRSQLSDVKLLLRDHRRKKEELQRARHDLLGRRKEQQREADVLRDDIEALETRIGTIKQKLQMMVRGDVLEGIESVRKILEDWRQRDDRLELVEGVKGILLEVFTCREPSVAFAMEVRGGDQLFHYVVRDRIVIAEILREMKERNMRGIVNFIPLGDVEELQVRYPLGEFNCRPLVSFLVPRDGELQKAVDFVFGKTVVVSSLRDGIALANVYDLQAITLNGQQVLRKGKYRGGFRDRRNSRLELYKEYCEQRAKLDAVTLNHKNLLTSLQSMNDELLLPMSELQKLDVKIQAAEQHILGLQTDIAEASRSFEQASDNYSPLKKYLEDTRMRLEESKQELSTVETEIEDLERTSVEEVEMSIQQLLEDSLRLEKQRKQAIAEIPHLEGRLSSVREILSRLEKDRDELEAHVGDYSQDILQERLVVAEQKLEKRRKDLGERMQRLEVIDEKIIGLTRQLSEVEKRARDLDFEREKARMTWEAAKEDVEAVKGRMDCLTRKMGEWEKRLADVGTLPSIRNPRVFDNMGKKALERKIRDIGREEKALGAVDCSIKGKMKGLEGQMVALERLLEKEEERKRSYEEEMEKIETKRVEALRVGFEKINEFFEDIFGNIVTNGRASLLPVGEDGEVGDDWRSVRGARIRATFAGGQEVERMYQLSGGQKTVIALCLIFAVHRFKPAPFYLLDEIDKALDGCFRASVAGMVHEMSRNAQFVIVTFREELVMLADRFFKVTSSHDCSHVQDCNREEALEIIRKDAEEE
- the LOC135172408 gene encoding structural maintenance of chromosomes protein 3-like — protein: MNNQRLPGEVTFMPLNRLHVKSIDYPDTSDAIPMISKLNYDGKYDRAMRYIFGKTLICRNLEAATNLARTSGLDCVTLEGDQVSSKGSLTGGYFNTLRSRLEIQKTRSELMAQINTMENELSNLRDEIKKADQNISSYVSEMQRTETKNSKAKDIYDKMKAEIRLMKEELSAIERYRTPKERSLAQCTSNLEAMRATKEGLESELHQDLMAQLSVADQRQVDTLNDEIRTLTKENKEAFAKRMRLEAEKNKLENLLTNNLHRRKDELVQALQEISVEDRQRQLETCKAQLSDIEKRLVKVNADFKTMNERVGGATKKQKAEAAEVEKWKAKEKEVQEKIESDAKDLEKLASKQNILQQKIAECTQKITELGALPSPEAYEKFGNMSTKQLFKEMEKANNQLKKYSHVNKKALDQFMSFSDQKEKLVKRKEELDRGDEKIKELMNVLEMRKCEAIQFTFKQVSKYFSEVFKKLVPTGHAQLVMKTADGEEGDDDTSTAADSDRFIGVGIRVSFTGQKAEMREMNQLSGGQKSLVALALIFAIQKCDPAPFYLFDEIDQALDAQHRKAVADMIHELSSDAQFITTTFRPELLQHANKFYGVKFRNKVSHVECVTREEAADFVEDDTTHG